The following coding sequences lie in one Paenibacillus durus ATCC 35681 genomic window:
- a CDS encoding endonuclease MutS2, with translation MHLQSRQTLEYHLIKEELGRYAVSYVGKALIAELAPMTELTAIHRAVEETAEAKELVIRGSSVPIPSLEGIEWVISLLGTGYLFNEQDFTSVGVFLNSCSQLRKYMASKETAPRIGAYASSLAELKTVKAEIERCIRFGVIDDGASKGLEKVRKRLRVTKERLLKKIESVMSRHQSILQENLYSQRGGRYVIPVKREYHKQVKGSVLDQSTSGQTVYVEPEEVAALQGELEMLSAEEAREEGIILSMLTGLIEREQDALRLNIEITGVYDFIFAKAKYAAVIGGEAVTFNDRGDLRLCGARHPMLAGMVPIHVEFGKGYRSLVITGPNTGGKTVVLKTVGLLVLMAQSGLLIPADKESRLPVFADVMSVIGDGQSLTQSLSTFSAQMKGVDEMLRAAGPNILLLIDELAAGTDPGEGIALSIAILEELSRKGANIIVTTHFNELKVFASAAPQFQNARMEFDPSTLRPLYKLTIGEAGHSYALQIAEKLGIDARVIERSRQIAGGQSRGQLGEQEMRLWYDHEGREEEKEAAEMAESKRQHAEEGHKDRQVQPHSFEVGDAVYVSSLGRTGIVYEKRNARGMVGVMVQKHKLQINHKRLKPYLSKDELYPENYDLDIVLETKEDRKKRNLMRRKHVEGVMIIKEKERNDRE, from the coding sequence ATGCATTTACAAAGCCGGCAAACGCTCGAATATCATTTGATCAAGGAGGAACTGGGACGGTATGCCGTCTCCTATGTCGGAAAAGCGCTCATTGCAGAGCTTGCGCCAATGACTGAGCTTACGGCGATCCACAGAGCGGTGGAAGAAACAGCGGAGGCGAAGGAATTAGTAATAAGAGGGTCGAGTGTGCCGATCCCCTCGCTAGAAGGGATTGAATGGGTGATATCGCTTCTGGGAACGGGATATCTGTTCAATGAGCAGGATTTTACGTCTGTGGGCGTATTCTTGAACAGCTGCAGCCAGCTGCGCAAGTATATGGCTTCCAAAGAAACAGCGCCGCGGATCGGCGCTTATGCATCCTCATTGGCGGAACTAAAGACGGTCAAAGCGGAGATCGAACGCTGTATCCGGTTCGGCGTAATTGACGACGGAGCCAGCAAGGGGCTGGAGAAGGTGCGCAAACGGCTGAGAGTAACCAAAGAACGGCTGCTCAAGAAAATTGAGAGCGTCATGTCGCGCCACCAATCCATTTTGCAGGAAAATCTGTACAGTCAGCGGGGAGGCCGTTACGTGATCCCGGTCAAGCGTGAGTACCATAAGCAGGTGAAGGGCTCAGTGCTCGATCAGTCCACAAGCGGGCAGACGGTGTATGTGGAACCGGAGGAAGTAGCGGCTCTGCAAGGGGAACTGGAAATGCTGTCGGCTGAAGAAGCGCGGGAGGAGGGCATCATTTTGAGCATGCTGACCGGGCTGATCGAACGGGAGCAGGATGCCCTGCGGCTGAATATCGAAATTACGGGGGTGTATGATTTTATTTTTGCTAAGGCGAAATATGCTGCTGTGATAGGGGGCGAAGCTGTAACCTTCAATGACCGGGGGGATCTGCGGCTCTGCGGAGCCAGACATCCGATGCTTGCCGGTATGGTTCCGATCCATGTTGAATTCGGCAAGGGATATCGGTCGCTGGTAATCACCGGCCCGAATACGGGCGGAAAGACGGTTGTGCTGAAGACGGTGGGGCTGCTTGTGCTGATGGCTCAGTCGGGGCTCTTGATTCCGGCGGATAAAGAGAGCCGACTTCCCGTTTTTGCCGATGTAATGAGTGTAATTGGAGACGGGCAAAGCCTGACGCAGTCCCTCAGTACGTTCTCCGCCCAGATGAAGGGGGTAGACGAGATGCTGCGCGCCGCAGGACCGAATATTTTACTGCTAATCGATGAGCTGGCGGCGGGCACCGACCCGGGGGAGGGCATCGCTCTGTCGATCGCCATTTTGGAGGAGCTGAGCCGCAAAGGTGCCAATATCATTGTCACAACACATTTTAATGAGTTAAAAGTGTTTGCCTCGGCCGCCCCGCAGTTCCAAAATGCGCGAATGGAATTTGACCCGTCTACGCTCCGCCCGCTATATAAGCTGACAATAGGGGAAGCGGGGCACAGCTATGCGCTGCAAATTGCCGAGAAGCTCGGGATCGACGCCAGAGTTATTGAACGCTCGCGTCAAATTGCCGGCGGTCAGAGCCGCGGACAGCTGGGCGAACAAGAAATGCGGCTGTGGTATGACCATGAAGGAAGGGAAGAAGAGAAAGAAGCGGCAGAAATGGCAGAAAGCAAGCGGCAGCATGCAGAGGAAGGACATAAGGATCGCCAGGTACAGCCGCATTCTTTTGAAGTCGGCGACGCAGTCTATGTCAGTTCGCTTGGCCGAACGGGAATCGTATATGAGAAACGGAATGCAAGAGGCATGGTAGGCGTCATGGTCCAAAAGCATAAACTGCAGATTAATCATAAACGCTTGAAGCCGTATCTATCCAAAGATGAGCTATACCCGGAAAATTATGATCTGGATATTGTGCTGGAGACGAAAGAAGACCGGAAGAAACGGAATTTAATGCGGCGCAAACATGTGGAAGGTGTAATGATCATCAAAGAAAAGGAGAGGAATGATAGAGAGTAA
- the opp4A gene encoding oligopeptide ABC transporter substrate-binding protein: MNNRYIARILAPLLFVMMLLTACGGAGAPDNRSGNEPSSLAAGNEGEPRAGGTVTYGFPSPFKGLFEPAFYEGEDDLRVLEFITEPLFTVKDDLTTVPGIASWQESADHKTFTFKIKHGVHWQNGDELTVEDWKFALEVIADPDYTGPRYYSVEMIEGADAYHTGKAKQISGIRVIDPYTLELRVTAARVNTIDNLWAYPMNKRYFAGVAVKDMPNCGQVRKAPIGIGPFQVTNIQPGEFVEMTRFDNYYKGKPLLDGVLYKVFDDKMITSLFEQGVIDMEQAPRDAYESLNKLDHITLMKSPDLSYEYIGFKFGHWDDKAQKIVMDNPKFSDKRLRQAMYYALDRQGIIDGFSYGLGKLAETPISSESWAKIPEDQINRYPYDPGKANEQLDEAGYKDLDGDGLREDPKGSKLVIHFDGMVGGTNDEPRTEAMLQNWRAVGLDVRLNGGALKEMNTFYTMVEEDDRSVELFNGVWGLSNDPDPTGLWRENDLWNYPRWSSKENEQLIRDGISLKAYDRDYRKQVYYDWQKLINDEVPMIFIAERVTITAVNKRLQGVKINAISPIIDPYKWWIKGSE; encoded by the coding sequence ATGAACAACCGATATATAGCTAGGATCCTCGCACCGCTGCTCTTCGTAATGATGCTGCTAACGGCTTGCGGCGGGGCGGGTGCTCCGGATAATCGAAGCGGGAATGAGCCTTCCTCTCTTGCAGCGGGTAATGAAGGCGAACCGAGAGCGGGAGGCACGGTGACTTACGGTTTCCCTTCCCCGTTTAAGGGGTTGTTCGAACCGGCTTTTTATGAAGGAGAAGATGATCTCCGCGTTCTGGAATTCATAACGGAGCCGCTGTTTACGGTCAAGGATGATTTAACGACTGTTCCCGGCATTGCAAGCTGGCAGGAATCGGCAGATCATAAAACTTTCACTTTCAAAATCAAGCATGGTGTGCACTGGCAGAACGGCGATGAACTGACGGTTGAGGACTGGAAATTCGCGCTTGAGGTCATTGCCGACCCGGACTACACCGGACCGCGCTATTACAGTGTGGAAATGATTGAAGGCGCTGATGCCTATCATACCGGAAAGGCGAAGCAAATATCGGGCATCCGGGTCATTGATCCCTATACGCTGGAGCTTAGGGTAACGGCTGCGCGCGTCAATACCATTGATAATCTATGGGCTTATCCGATGAATAAGAGATATTTTGCAGGAGTAGCGGTAAAAGATATGCCAAATTGCGGTCAGGTGCGCAAAGCTCCCATCGGTATCGGACCGTTCCAGGTTACGAACATCCAGCCGGGAGAATTTGTTGAGATGACCCGCTTTGACAATTACTACAAAGGCAAGCCGCTGCTAGACGGAGTGCTGTACAAAGTATTTGACGACAAGATGATTACGAGCCTGTTCGAGCAGGGGGTAATCGATATGGAGCAGGCGCCGCGTGATGCCTATGAAAGCCTGAACAAGCTGGATCATATTACGCTGATGAAATCCCCGGATTTGTCTTACGAGTATATAGGCTTTAAGTTCGGACACTGGGACGACAAGGCGCAAAAGATCGTTATGGATAACCCCAAGTTCAGCGATAAACGGCTGCGGCAGGCGATGTACTACGCACTCGACCGCCAGGGGATTATAGACGGCTTCTCCTATGGGCTGGGCAAGCTGGCGGAAACGCCGATTTCCAGCGAGAGCTGGGCGAAAATTCCGGAGGATCAAATCAACCGGTACCCTTATGATCCCGGGAAGGCCAATGAGCAGCTGGATGAAGCGGGTTATAAGGATTTGGACGGGGACGGCTTGCGGGAAGATCCCAAGGGATCGAAGCTCGTGATTCATTTCGACGGCATGGTTGGCGGTACCAATGATGAGCCGCGCACCGAGGCTATGCTGCAGAACTGGAGAGCCGTCGGTTTGGACGTAAGATTGAACGGCGGAGCGCTGAAGGAAATGAATACCTTCTATACGATGGTGGAAGAGGATGATCGGTCGGTCGAGCTGTTTAACGGTGTCTGGGGATTATCCAATGATCCCGATCCTACCGGACTATGGAGGGAGAATGATCTGTGGAACTATCCTCGGTGGTCCTCTAAGGAGAATGAGCAATTGATCCGCGACGGGATCAGCTTGAAGGCATACGACCGCGATTACCGCAAGCAGGTGTATTACGACTGGCAGAAATTAATAAATGACGAGGTGCCAATGATTTTCATTGCGGAGCGCGTGACGATTACTGCGGTAAACAAGCGGCTTCAGGGAGTGAAGATTAATGCGATTAGCCCAATAATCGATCCTTATAAGTGGTGGATCAAAGGCAGCGAATAG
- a CDS encoding ABC transporter permease, with translation MLKFALRRLAGSVPLLLVISVLVFVLAKQMPGDGLGGGLNPGNKDPRYITEMRERLGYGDPVVIQYIRWLKDAATGHFGQSFLYKMPVGELIGQRLPATLLLTALSLLITYGSSLALGMIAGRNPGSWLDRLIRTAAYVTYAVPTFIAAIFAIYIFAVVLRWVPLGGTASVVTSGGLSALGDRLVHALLPAAVLGLFNTAAYTLFLRNEIVENSGKNYVRTAVAKGISRSSVYNRHILRNSLIPLITFLGMDIGALLEGSVVIENLFAYPGIGTLFTAAVSGRDYAVMMAVTLMTGFMIVAGNVVADVLYGWLDPRIRAGYNGGRS, from the coding sequence GTGCTGAAATTTGCGCTTCGCAGACTAGCGGGCTCGGTGCCGCTGCTGCTGGTGATCTCCGTCTTGGTGTTCGTGCTGGCCAAGCAGATGCCGGGCGACGGCCTTGGGGGAGGGCTGAATCCGGGCAATAAAGATCCCCGGTATATTACGGAAATGCGCGAGAGGCTGGGGTACGGCGATCCAGTGGTTATTCAGTATATCCGCTGGCTTAAAGATGCGGCTACAGGTCATTTCGGACAATCCTTCTTATACAAAATGCCTGTCGGTGAACTGATCGGCCAGCGTCTGCCCGCAACTTTGCTCCTGACCGCACTCTCGCTTCTCATTACATATGGAAGTTCTTTGGCTCTGGGAATGATCGCCGGACGCAATCCGGGAAGCTGGCTCGACCGCTTGATCCGGACGGCTGCTTATGTTACCTATGCGGTTCCGACCTTTATTGCGGCCATTTTCGCCATTTATATATTTGCGGTAGTTCTCCGCTGGGTGCCTCTTGGCGGCACGGCATCGGTTGTAACATCAGGAGGACTGTCAGCGCTGGGAGACCGGCTTGTTCATGCCCTGTTGCCTGCGGCTGTGCTGGGACTGTTCAATACAGCGGCGTACACGCTGTTTTTGCGTAATGAAATCGTGGAGAACAGTGGCAAAAATTACGTGCGCACGGCTGTAGCCAAAGGCATATCCAGGTCCTCGGTATATAACAGGCATATTCTGCGCAATTCGCTCATTCCGCTTATTACTTTTCTTGGAATGGATATAGGAGCCCTGCTGGAAGGCTCGGTTGTCATCGAGAATCTGTTCGCTTATCCGGGTATCGGAACGCTGTTTACGGCTGCGGTGTCCGGCCGGGATTACGCGGTAATGATGGCGGTTACGTTAATGACGGGCTTCATGATCGTCGCCGGGAATGTTGTGGCGGATGTGCTGTACGGATGGCTCGATCCCCGCATACGCGCGGGTTATAACGGAGGAAGATCATAA